One genomic window of Opitutia bacterium includes the following:
- a CDS encoding FkbM family methyltransferase — MSTFADSFSLRLGRALLSVRPAPLAVAIKRLLLLRRRVITTSAGTFWIDPASDAGQRVATHGHYDAATETLLARFLRPGDTFVDVGANEGFICVPAARLAGPSGRVVAVEPQLRLQPVLQRNFELNAVRVETHAVAISDHAGTAELQLAPDMNNSSTGFATATRYPLKKQSIEILTLSSFLARLRIDGPFVLKMDIESWEHEAILGSPELFRAQRVRALFLELHPNLLQQRGLDPAAIPNFLTSCGYTHAPETHGLVWIPTAAA, encoded by the coding sequence ATGAGCACCTTCGCTGACTCCTTCTCACTTCGCCTTGGCCGTGCGCTCCTCTCCGTGCGCCCCGCACCGCTCGCCGTCGCCATCAAGCGCCTGCTCCTGCTTCGCCGCCGCGTCATCACGACCTCGGCAGGCACGTTCTGGATCGATCCCGCGAGCGACGCCGGCCAGCGCGTCGCCACGCACGGCCACTACGACGCGGCGACCGAGACCCTTCTCGCGCGGTTCCTCCGCCCCGGCGACACGTTCGTCGACGTCGGCGCGAACGAAGGCTTCATCTGCGTGCCCGCCGCTCGCCTCGCCGGCCCGAGCGGCCGCGTCGTCGCCGTCGAGCCGCAACTCCGCCTGCAACCGGTGCTACAGCGCAATTTCGAGCTCAATGCCGTCCGCGTCGAAACCCACGCGGTCGCGATTTCCGACCACGCCGGCACCGCCGAACTCCAGCTCGCGCCGGACATGAACAACAGCTCGACCGGCTTCGCCACCGCGACGCGCTACCCGCTGAAAAAACAGTCGATCGAGATTCTCACGCTTTCCTCCTTCCTCGCCCGGCTGCGCATCGACGGCCCCTTCGTCCTCAAGATGGACATCGAGAGCTGGGAGCACGAAGCGATCCTCGGCAGCCCGGAACTCTTCCGCGCGCAACGCGTCCGCGCGCTCTTCCTCGAATTGCACCCCAACCTCCTGCAACAACGCGGCCTCGATCCCGCGGCCATCCCGAACTTTCTCACATCGTGTGGCTACACGCACGCACCGGAAACCCACGGCCTCGTCTGGATTCCCACCGCCGCCGCATGA
- a CDS encoding glycosyltransferase family 4 protein, translated as MSVRIFHPMVAPFVQQAARALHEAGQLDSYITSIRYAPDSTAQRALFAAGRLAGLDLEREFRRRTVTAVPLEKVISRPWGELLRVATARADRDGRLTDFVWERAEHAFDAAVARGLHPGLTGVYAFEYSSLATITRANALGIRVAYDMPAPEPRFVQALLDREAAKFPELVTPWHQWTADREEGRIARRHAEFTRANLVVAASQFTRNSFAPAGLDVSKVRVVPYGAPPVVDRELALSGGTTSGPLELVWAGTFSVRKGAHYLLDAWRTHRLGRHARLRVYGSVPLPDRIVQPVPEGIEFAGAVPHSELMAALHRADALIFPTLCDGFGMVVTEAWSRGVPVITTTSAGAADLLRANENGLLIPAADADAIAQSVEWCVAHRAELRAMREPALRTAAGWQWSDYRARLVTVLREGGLFG; from the coding sequence ATGAGCGTCCGTATTTTTCACCCGATGGTCGCGCCGTTTGTGCAACAAGCCGCGCGCGCGCTCCACGAAGCCGGGCAGCTCGACTCCTACATCACGAGCATCCGCTACGCGCCCGACAGCACCGCGCAACGCGCGCTCTTCGCCGCCGGCCGCCTCGCGGGCCTGGACCTCGAGCGCGAATTCCGCCGCCGCACCGTCACGGCCGTCCCACTCGAAAAAGTGATCTCGCGCCCGTGGGGCGAATTGCTGCGCGTCGCCACCGCCCGCGCCGATCGCGACGGACGCTTGACCGACTTCGTCTGGGAGCGCGCCGAACACGCCTTCGACGCCGCCGTCGCGCGCGGACTCCATCCCGGCCTCACCGGCGTCTACGCCTTCGAATACAGTTCGCTCGCCACGATCACGCGCGCCAACGCCCTCGGCATCCGCGTCGCCTACGACATGCCCGCGCCGGAGCCGCGTTTCGTGCAGGCGCTGCTCGACCGCGAAGCCGCCAAATTTCCCGAACTCGTCACGCCGTGGCATCAATGGACCGCTGATCGCGAGGAAGGCCGCATCGCGCGCCGCCACGCGGAGTTCACGCGCGCGAATCTCGTCGTCGCCGCGTCGCAGTTCACGCGCAACAGCTTCGCGCCCGCCGGCCTCGATGTGTCGAAAGTCCGCGTCGTGCCTTACGGCGCACCGCCCGTCGTCGACCGCGAACTCGCGCTCTCCGGCGGCACGACGAGCGGCCCGCTGGAACTGGTCTGGGCCGGCACGTTCTCCGTTCGCAAGGGCGCGCATTACCTGCTCGACGCCTGGCGCACGCATCGTCTCGGCCGGCACGCACGGCTCCGCGTCTATGGCTCCGTGCCGCTGCCGGATCGCATCGTGCAACCCGTGCCCGAAGGCATCGAGTTTGCCGGCGCCGTGCCGCACTCCGAACTCATGGCCGCGCTGCACCGCGCCGACGCGCTGATTTTTCCGACGCTGTGCGACGGCTTCGGCATGGTCGTCACCGAAGCGTGGTCGCGCGGCGTGCCCGTGATCACGACGACCTCCGCCGGCGCCGCCGATCTCCTGCGCGCCAACGAAAACGGCCTGCTCATCCCCGCCGCCGACGCCGACGCGATCGCGCAAAGCGTCGAGTGGTGCGTGGCGCATCGCGCCGAGCTGCGCGCGATGCGCGAGCCCGCGCTGCGCACCGCCGCCGGCTGGCAGTGGTCCGACTACCGCGCGCGCCTCGTCACCGTGCTGCGCGAAGGAGGCCTATTCGGATGA
- a CDS encoding glycosyl transferase: MSLAGQLAYQLVHRPLGYVRSVADAGGPLEVWRTARGRAAMEAAAYTLPLPAPATGAPVELHFLTGRRYWYQTAFCLWTFARHARRPLAPVILDDGTLTEKFRAPLRRLFPNTRFLTDADITARLDAALPAARFPTLRARRTSFPLLRKITDLHAGLSGWKLFLDSDLLFFAEPRFLLDWHDAPSIPLRGEDIENAYGYPLALLDELAGQRVSERVNTGTLGLRSDEIDWERMEFWCRELQARAGTHYYQEQALVALHLAGRACAVPPPADHVLLPRSPESVECRAVMHHYVADSKPAYFRHCWRVALQRP, encoded by the coding sequence ATGTCGCTCGCCGGCCAACTCGCCTACCAACTCGTCCACCGTCCGCTCGGCTACGTGCGCAGCGTCGCCGACGCGGGCGGACCGCTCGAAGTCTGGCGCACCGCGCGCGGCCGCGCCGCGATGGAAGCCGCCGCCTACACGCTCCCTCTGCCCGCGCCTGCCACCGGCGCGCCGGTCGAGCTGCATTTCCTCACCGGACGCCGCTACTGGTATCAAACGGCGTTCTGTCTCTGGACCTTCGCGCGCCACGCGCGTCGCCCGCTCGCGCCCGTCATTCTCGACGACGGCACGCTCACTGAAAAATTCCGCGCGCCGCTCCGCCGCCTGTTTCCGAACACCCGTTTCCTCACTGACGCCGACATCACCGCGCGCCTCGACGCCGCGCTGCCCGCCGCGCGCTTTCCGACGCTTCGCGCCCGCCGCACGAGCTTTCCGCTGCTGCGCAAGATCACCGATCTCCACGCCGGACTCTCCGGTTGGAAGCTCTTCCTCGACTCCGATCTGCTTTTCTTCGCCGAACCGCGCTTCCTCCTCGATTGGCACGACGCGCCGTCGATCCCGCTGCGCGGCGAGGACATCGAGAACGCCTACGGCTACCCGCTCGCGCTGCTCGACGAACTCGCCGGCCAGCGCGTCAGCGAGCGCGTCAACACCGGCACGCTTGGCCTGCGCAGCGACGAGATCGATTGGGAGCGCATGGAATTCTGGTGCCGCGAGCTCCAGGCCCGTGCGGGCACGCACTACTACCAGGAGCAGGCGCTCGTCGCCCTCCACCTCGCCGGCCGCGCCTGCGCCGTGCCACCGCCCGCCGACCACGTGCTGCTCCCCCGCTCGCCCGAGTCCGTCGAGTGCCGCGCCGTGATGCACCACTACGTCGCCGATTCGAAGCCCGCCTACTTCCGCCACTGTTGGCGCGTCGCCTTGCAACGCCCGTGA
- a CDS encoding glycosyltransferase family 2 protein, with protein sequence MPTVSIIVPCYNAAPWLAAALESCLAQTGATLDIIVVDDGSRDDSLAVARRFEARGVTVIAQPNRGASAARNRGLEAARGEFIQFLDADDLLAPGKIAAQLARAAREPAGTVFTGRWGRFTTDPAQLHFHDANPLFADLSPEEYLIRFASHDCMMHPAAWLVPRAIADSAGPWDERLSLNDDGEYFARVVTAASRIAYSADAVSLYRSAMPTSLSAQRSRRHLESGHLAVQLIVDEMTLLADTPAMRAAAANLAQRFAYDYYPAAPDLVRDAERLARSLGGATFQPLGGGSFHLFRRFLGWKLARRLQVATGRFRT encoded by the coding sequence GTGCCGACCGTCTCGATCATCGTCCCCTGCTACAACGCCGCGCCGTGGCTCGCGGCCGCGCTCGAATCGTGCCTCGCGCAAACCGGCGCGACGCTCGACATCATCGTCGTCGACGACGGCTCGCGCGACGACAGCCTCGCCGTCGCTCGCCGCTTCGAGGCTCGCGGCGTCACCGTCATCGCCCAGCCCAACCGCGGCGCCTCCGCCGCGCGCAACCGCGGCCTCGAAGCCGCGCGCGGCGAGTTCATTCAGTTCCTCGACGCCGACGACCTCCTCGCTCCCGGCAAAATCGCCGCGCAACTCGCCCGCGCCGCCCGCGAACCCGCCGGCACCGTCTTCACCGGACGCTGGGGCCGCTTCACCACCGATCCCGCGCAACTGCACTTCCACGACGCGAACCCGCTCTTCGCCGATCTCTCGCCCGAGGAATACCTCATCCGCTTCGCCTCGCACGATTGCATGATGCATCCCGCCGCGTGGCTCGTGCCGCGCGCCATCGCCGATTCCGCCGGCCCGTGGGACGAGCGCCTCTCACTCAACGACGACGGCGAATACTTCGCGCGCGTCGTCACCGCCGCCTCGCGCATCGCCTACAGCGCCGATGCCGTCTCGCTCTATCGCTCGGCGATGCCCACCAGCCTGAGCGCCCAACGCAGCCGACGCCACCTTGAGTCCGGCCATCTCGCCGTCCAGCTCATCGTCGACGAGATGACGCTCCTCGCCGACACGCCGGCCATGCGCGCCGCCGCCGCAAACCTCGCGCAACGCTTCGCCTACGACTACTACCCGGCCGCGCCCGATCTCGTGCGCGACGCCGAGCGCCTCGCCCGCAGCCTCGGCGGCGCAACGTTCCAACCGCTCGGCGGCGGCTCGTTCCACCTCTTCCGTCGCTTCCTCGGTTGGAAGCTGGCGCGCCGCCTGCAGGTAGCCACCGGCCGCTTCCGCACCTGA
- the wecB gene encoding UDP-N-acetylglucosamine 2-epimerase (non-hydrolyzing), whose protein sequence is MLHVALVLGTRPEAIKLAPLILALRAEPRRFRTTVVLSGQHADLVAPILAFFDIRADIDINLMQPNQSLASLTSRAVTELHRVLGELEPDWVVVQGDTTTAMACALAAFYLKIKVAHLEAGLRTNRIDSPFPEEINRRFISQIAALHWAPTAASARALRREAMPLPHARIVVTGNTVIDALLLGVARLRTAPVPDADRDRIAAFLAADQRHRFVLVTGHRRENFGEPLRQICRTLARLAAADQRALFLYPVHPNPNVRTTVDEMLGRVPNIVLTAPKNYPEFLQLLDLSHVIVTDSGGVQEEAPALGKVVLVTRDTTERPEGLKTGLVKLVGHQPTRLLAAVRSALVASRRARRAPKPAFPYGDGAAAARCVKSLLAKSP, encoded by the coding sequence ATGCTCCACGTCGCCCTCGTCCTCGGCACCCGCCCCGAAGCCATCAAGCTCGCGCCGCTCATCCTCGCGCTCCGCGCCGAGCCGCGCCGCTTCCGCACCACCGTTGTCCTCTCCGGCCAACACGCCGACCTCGTCGCACCGATTCTCGCATTCTTCGACATCCGCGCCGACATCGACATCAACCTCATGCAGCCCAACCAGTCGCTCGCGTCGCTCACCAGCCGCGCCGTGACCGAGCTGCACCGCGTCCTCGGCGAACTGGAGCCCGATTGGGTCGTCGTCCAAGGCGACACCACCACCGCGATGGCCTGCGCCCTCGCCGCCTTCTATCTCAAAATCAAGGTCGCCCACCTCGAAGCCGGTCTGCGCACCAACCGCATCGACTCGCCCTTCCCCGAGGAAATCAATCGCCGCTTCATTAGCCAGATCGCCGCGCTCCACTGGGCGCCGACCGCCGCCTCCGCCCGCGCGCTCCGCCGCGAAGCGATGCCGCTGCCCCACGCCCGCATCGTCGTCACCGGCAACACCGTCATCGACGCCCTCCTCCTCGGCGTCGCCCGCCTCCGCACTGCGCCCGTGCCTGACGCCGACCGCGATCGCATCGCCGCCTTCCTCGCCGCCGACCAGCGCCACCGCTTCGTGCTCGTCACCGGCCACCGCCGCGAAAACTTCGGCGAACCGCTCCGCCAAATCTGCCGCACGCTCGCCCGCCTCGCCGCCGCCGACCAGCGCGCACTCTTCCTCTACCCGGTCCACCCGAACCCGAACGTCCGCACCACCGTCGATGAAATGCTCGGCCGCGTCCCCAACATCGTCCTCACCGCGCCGAAGAACTACCCCGAGTTTCTCCAACTCCTCGATCTCAGCCACGTCATCGTCACCGACAGCGGCGGCGTGCAGGAGGAAGCGCCCGCCCTCGGCAAGGTCGTGCTCGTCACGCGCGACACCACCGAGCGCCCCGAGGGTTTGAAAACCGGCCTCGTGAAACTCGTCGGCCACCAACCCACGCGCCTCCTCGCCGCCGTCCGCTCCGCGCTCGTCGCCAGCCGCCGCGCCCGCCGCGCGCCCAAACCCGCGTTCCCCTACGGCGACGGCGCCGCCGCCGCGCGCTGCGTGAAGTCGCTCCTCGCGAAGTCTCCGTGA